The Bradyrhizobium guangxiense genomic sequence ATCTCCTGATGCTTCCGATCAACGCCCTGCGCCTGCGACAGATGCTCAAGCTGGTCAAGAAAGCGCGCCATGCGGCCGAAGGCGACATGTCGATCGAATGGCTCAAGCCGTTCATGACCGAGCGCCGATATCGCCGCGGCGACACGCTGTTCAAACTGGGCGATCCCGCCAAGGAGATGCTGCTCACCGTCACCGGCAAGTTCCTGGTCAAGGAGATCAATGTCGAGATCGGGCCGGGCGCGCTGATGGGTGAGCTCGGCTTCCTCACGCCGGATAACCGGCGCACCGGCACAATCGAATGCATCGAGGACGGCCAGGTGCTGACGATCACCTATGACCGGCTGCTCGAGATCTACTTCCAGGATCCGCAGTTCGGCTATTATTTCCTGGTGCTGACCAGCCAGCGCCTGCTGCAGAACATCGACCGCTTGCAGAAGCAGCTGGCGACCGCGCAGGCGGCGACGACGAACAGGATCGCCTGACCGTGGGCGGCGGGGGCCCATGCCTCTGAAACGTCAAAACCCGGAGTTTTGCGGACGTGTCCGGCCCGCGGTGCAGCATCGCCGCGGATTGCGGGAAGATGCGGCCATTTGCGAAATTGACGGCTCCAGACCGCGCAAACGGCCCGCCGCAAAATCGCCCCAAAAACCGAATGGTAACCATGAGGGGCTAGGGTAATGGCGTGACCAATTCTCCGACGATCCTGGTGTTCGATTCCGGCCTTGGCGGGCTCACGGTGCTCCGCGAGGTCGTGGCCGCGCGTTCCGACGCGCACTTTGTCTATGTCGCCGACGACGCCTTCTTCCCCTACGGCCACCACAGCGAGGACGAGATCATCGCCCGTGTCGTGCCGCTGATGGGGGAGTTGATCGGCAGCCATGCTCCCGACCTGGTCGTCATCGCCTGCAATACGGCGTCCACCCTGGTCCTGTCGCACTTGCGGGCCGCTTATTCCGTGCCCTTCGTCGGCACGGTGCCGGCGATCAAGCCGGCCTGCGCGCAGTCGAAGACCCGCCGCGTCTCGGTGCTCGGCACCAAGGGCACGGTGAAGCGTGAATACACCAAAGCTCTGATCCGCGATTTCGCGCAAGGTTGCGAGGTGACGCTGGTCGGCTCGCCCGAGCTCGCCTCGCTCGCCGAGGCCGCGCTTGGCGGCAACCCGATCAGCGACGGCGACATCCTTGCCGAGCTCACACCCTGCTTCGTCGGCGATGCCGAGGACGCCGGCGCACGCACCGACACCGTCGTGCTCGCCTGCACCCATTATCCGCTGCTGCTCGACCGGCTGAAGCGGCTGGCGCCCTGGCCGGTCGACTGGATCGATCCGGCGCCGGCGATCGCCCGCCGCGTCTCGGATCTGCTCGGTCCGCGCACCGGCGCCATCGCGCAGTCCGGCGCCGAGATGATCTTCACCTCGAACCGCGTGCACGGCCTTTCGTCCACGCTGACGCCGTTCTTCGGCGGGCGCGCGCTGGCCTGACTTTGCGTCTCGGCGCCGCGCTGCTAGGTTTTGCCGTCGTCACCTAGCCGCAGGCCCCTTCCATGTCGGTCCCGTCCACGCCACTCAACCGTCTCCGCCAGCTCTGGCGCGAGGGGCGCCCCGCCTTCGGCGCGATCGCGACCATTCCGAGCGTGCAGATGGTGCAGATCATGGCGCGCTCGCTCGACTGGATCATCGTCGATCTCGAACACGGTCCGATCGGGCTCACCGAAGCCCACGCGATGATCGCCGCGACCACCGGCACGCCGTGCACGCCGCTGGTGCGGATCGCGGCGAACGAGCCGTGGCTCGCGAAGGCACCGATGGACATCGGCGCCTTCGGCATCAACTTCCCGATGATCACGAGCCGCGCGGATGCCGAGAAGGCGGTGCGCAGCGTCCGCTATCCGCCGCGGGGCGATCGTCTCTGGGGCCCGTTCCACGCGCCGTTCCGCTGGGGCCAGACGATGCCGGACTACATGGCCGGCGCCGATGACGAGATGATCTGCATGATCACCATCGAGCATGTCGAGGCGGTCAACCGCATCGACGAGATCATGGCGACCCCCGGCATCGACGTCGCTGTCATCGGCCCCGGAGATCTCGCCACCTCCATCAACAAGCGCGGCCAGATGGACGATCCGGAGCTGCTCGAGCTGGTCGCGCGCGCCGAGGCCGGCATCCTCAGAAGCGGCGTGCCGATTGGCGGCGTCGCCCGCACCGCCGACCAGGCCAACGCCCTGATCGACCGGGGCTATCGCGCCATCGCGCTCGGCTTCGACTGGTCGCTATTTCAGCGCGGTATCATGACCGCGTTCGAGGGCATCAGGCGCTGAGCCGGCCGATTGCCACCTTGCCGGGAACAGAGGCCCTGTTAGGGTCGTTCCCGGGAGGAAAACAACCATGCTCAAAAAGACTTTGCTTGCCCTGTCCTTTGCCGGCCTCGCCTTTGCCGCCTTCGCCCAGCAGCCTGGCATCAAACGCACCCCGCTCCAAAAGGTCGAGTTTCCGGAGGGCTATAATACCATCACCGCCATAGCGGAAATCCCAACGGGCGGCGCCGCCGGACGCCATACCCATCCGGGCATCGAGACCGGCTACGTGCTCGAAGGCGAGCTGAATCTTCTCATCGACGGGCAGCCGGAGAAGACCCTCAAAGCCGGCGATTCCTACCAGATCCCGGCCGGCGTCGTGCACGATGCCAAGGCTCATGGCGATAAGGCCATGAAAGTGCTGGGAGTTTACGTCGTGGACAAGACCAAGCCGCTGGCCTCCCCGGCGCCCTGATGCGGCGAACCGACCGCCCCCAAGCGGGTTGGTCCGTGCTAGAGCAGGCGGCGAGCGGAGACCCGCTCGCTGCACATTTTTTGATCCGCGGGAACCGGAAGAGCGATGCGCGGGAAGCCCAAGACCATTTCGCTGCCGCGTCGCCTGATTTGCGACCTCATGCACGCCTCAGCGGACGTGCCGTTCGTGTCGCTATCCCGTACGCTCCATATCCGTCCCCTGCTGGAGGCCCGTGCCGGCGCCGCTGCGCCGGCCGGCTGGGCGGCGATGTTCGTCAAGGCCTTCGCCCTGGTCGCCAGGGAGGAGCCGATCCTGCGCACAGTCTACGCCAAATGGCCCCGACCCATGTTCTACGAGCTGCCGACAAGCGTCGCGCTGGTGGCCATTGCCCGGGTCGAGGATGGTGAGGAATGCGTGATGCCGCAGCGAATCGCGGCCCCCGAAGCCCTGCCGCTGGCCGCGGTCGATGCCGAGATTCGGCGCGCCAAGACGGCACGGATCGCTGATGTACCCATGTTCCGCAAGATCATGCGGGCACCCCGCCTGCCGCTGCCGCTGCGGCGCCTGTCCTGGGCGATCGGGCTGAATTTTGGCCGGCAGCGGGGCAATTGGTTCGGCAGCTTCGCGGTGAGCTCGGTGGCGGCCTATGGCGGCGGTGAGCTCCATCCCGTCACGCCGGGCCCTTACATCGTCAGCTATGGGGTGGTCGAACCCGACCAGACCATCCACGTCGTGATCCGCTGGGATCACCGGGTCACGGACGCTGCCCCCATCGCGCGGGTCCTGACCAGGCTGGAACAGGTCCTGAACACTGAAATCGCTGCCGAATTGCGGGCAGCCGGCCCCAAGCCGATCCGGGCGGTCGGAACCTGATTCCGGGACCATTCGCATTGACAGCGAGCCCCGAACTCCCCTAAAAGCCGCCTGCTCGCGGGCCGATTTCGGCCCGCGAAGCGTTTCGCGACCCGTGGTCTAGTCCCTTTAAGCTTTGGGGATCGGACCTGTCGGTGCCGGGCCTAGCCCGTCACACAGGAGGGCGCGTTTCCTCAAACCATGCAACCGAAGAGGACGCGATGACTAAGCGCAGTGAGGCGAAGTACAAGATCGATCGCCGTATGGGCCAGAACATCTGGGGCCGCCCGAAGAGCCCCGTGAACCGCCGCGAATACGGTCCCGGCCAGCACGGCCAGCGCCGCAAGGGCAAGCTCTCCGACTTCGGCGTGCAGCTGCGCGCCAAGCAGAAGCTGAAGGGCTACTACGCCAATATCAGTGAGCGCCAGTTCCACGGCATCTATGTCGAGGCGAGCCGCCTCAAGGGTGACACCGGCGAGAACCTGATCGGCCTCTTGGAGCGTCGTCTCGACGCGGTCGTGTACCGCGCCAAGTTCGTCTCCACGATCTTCGCCCCCCGCCAGTTCATCAACCACGGCCACATCAAGGTGAACGGCCGCAAGGTCAACATCTCGAGCTACCAGCTCAAGGTCGGCGACGTGATCGAGGTCAAGGAAGCCTCCAAGCAGCTTGCCCATGTGCTCGAAGCCAGCCAGCTCCCCGAGCGCGAGGTCCCCGACTATCTCGAAGTCGACCACGGCAAGATGACCGCGAAGTACACCCGCATTCCCGGCCTCTCCGACGTGCCGTTCCCGGTGCAGATGGAGCCGCATCTGGTCGTCGAATTCTATTCGCGCTAAGATCTGAATATCGAAAGGCCCCGGTTCGCCGGGGCCTTTTTGCTTAAGAGCCACACTTCAGTGGCCGCAATGCGTAAGGAGCCGTCGCATGCTCTACACCCCTCCCCCCATCGATCCCAAGGCGCCGCCGGTGCGCATCAATCTGCTGTCGGACACGCAGACCAAGCCGACGGCGGGGATGCGCGAGGCGATGGCACGCGCCGAAGTCGGTGACGAGCAGGTCGGCGACGATCCGACCGTGAACGCGCTGTGCGAGCGTGTTGCGGATCTGCTCGGCAAGGAAGCTGCGGTCTACATGCCCTCGGGCACCATGTGCAACGTCACCGCGACGCTGGTGCATTGCCGCCCCGGCGACGAGATCCTCGCGCACGAGACCGCGCACATCATCGCCCGCGAAGGCGGTGCGCATGCCGCGATCGGCGGCTTCCAGGTCACCCAACTTAAGGGCCCTGACGGCCAGTTCACGCCGGAGACCTTTCGCAAGGCGCTGCATCCGCGCACGCGCTACCAGCCGCCGCAGACCGTCGTCAGCATCGAGCAGACCGCCAATATCGGCGGCGGCACGATCTGGAAGAAGGCTGCGCTCGACGAGATCGTCGCGATCGCCAAGCAGCACGGCCTCGTCACTCACATGGACGGCGCACGCCTGCTCAACGCCACCGTCGCAAGCGGGATCTCCCCGCGCGACATGACCGCGGGCTGGGATTCGGCCTGGATCGACTTCTCAAAGGGCCTCGGCGCGCCGATCGGCGGCGTGCTCGCGGGCTCGCGCGCCTTCATCGACGCGGTCTGGCAGTGGAAACAGCGGCTCGGCGGCTCGATGCGGCAGGCCGGAATCTGCGCCGCCGCCTGCATCTAC encodes the following:
- a CDS encoding Crp/Fnr family transcriptional regulator, whose translation is MPSGSADISSILDRILDAATDNLRIAKILVQMGLDPNDVTYDAIFNRLLEIFVHNITFANLFAVVGAGFFVATLLMRTMVPLRVANMIGCAFFAVFGALSANVATFLLYLLMLPINALRLRQMLKLVKKARHAAEGDMSIEWLKPFMTERRYRRGDTLFKLGDPAKEMLLTVTGKFLVKEINVEIGPGALMGELGFLTPDNRRTGTIECIEDGQVLTITYDRLLEIYFQDPQFGYYFLVLTSQRLLQNIDRLQKQLATAQAATTNRIA
- the murI gene encoding glutamate racemase; protein product: MTNSPTILVFDSGLGGLTVLREVVAARSDAHFVYVADDAFFPYGHHSEDEIIARVVPLMGELIGSHAPDLVVIACNTASTLVLSHLRAAYSVPFVGTVPAIKPACAQSKTRRVSVLGTKGTVKREYTKALIRDFAQGCEVTLVGSPELASLAEAALGGNPISDGDILAELTPCFVGDAEDAGARTDTVVLACTHYPLLLDRLKRLAPWPVDWIDPAPAIARRVSDLLGPRTGAIAQSGAEMIFTSNRVHGLSSTLTPFFGGRALA
- a CDS encoding HpcH/HpaI aldolase family protein; its protein translation is MSVPSTPLNRLRQLWREGRPAFGAIATIPSVQMVQIMARSLDWIIVDLEHGPIGLTEAHAMIAATTGTPCTPLVRIAANEPWLAKAPMDIGAFGINFPMITSRADAEKAVRSVRYPPRGDRLWGPFHAPFRWGQTMPDYMAGADDEMICMITIEHVEAVNRIDEIMATPGIDVAVIGPGDLATSINKRGQMDDPELLELVARAEAGILRSGVPIGGVARTADQANALIDRGYRAIALGFDWSLFQRGIMTAFEGIRR
- a CDS encoding cupin domain-containing protein, giving the protein MLKKTLLALSFAGLAFAAFAQQPGIKRTPLQKVEFPEGYNTITAIAEIPTGGAAGRHTHPGIETGYVLEGELNLLIDGQPEKTLKAGDSYQIPAGVVHDAKAHGDKAMKVLGVYVVDKTKPLASPAP
- a CDS encoding acyltransferase — its product is MRGKPKTISLPRRLICDLMHASADVPFVSLSRTLHIRPLLEARAGAAAPAGWAAMFVKAFALVAREEPILRTVYAKWPRPMFYELPTSVALVAIARVEDGEECVMPQRIAAPEALPLAAVDAEIRRAKTARIADVPMFRKIMRAPRLPLPLRRLSWAIGLNFGRQRGNWFGSFAVSSVAAYGGGELHPVTPGPYIVSYGVVEPDQTIHVVIRWDHRVTDAAPIARVLTRLEQVLNTEIAAELRAAGPKPIRAVGT
- the rpsD gene encoding 30S ribosomal protein S4, translated to MTKRSEAKYKIDRRMGQNIWGRPKSPVNRREYGPGQHGQRRKGKLSDFGVQLRAKQKLKGYYANISERQFHGIYVEASRLKGDTGENLIGLLERRLDAVVYRAKFVSTIFAPRQFINHGHIKVNGRKVNISSYQLKVGDVIEVKEASKQLAHVLEASQLPEREVPDYLEVDHGKMTAKYTRIPGLSDVPFPVQMEPHLVVEFYSR
- a CDS encoding threonine aldolase family protein; protein product: MLYTPPPIDPKAPPVRINLLSDTQTKPTAGMREAMARAEVGDEQVGDDPTVNALCERVADLLGKEAAVYMPSGTMCNVTATLVHCRPGDEILAHETAHIIAREGGAHAAIGGFQVTQLKGPDGQFTPETFRKALHPRTRYQPPQTVVSIEQTANIGGGTIWKKAALDEIVAIAKQHGLVTHMDGARLLNATVASGISPRDMTAGWDSAWIDFSKGLGAPIGGVLAGSRAFIDAVWQWKQRLGGSMRQAGICAAACIYALDHHVERLADDHANARALARGLSQIAGIEVQEPETNLVFFKPDGAGIPGDRMVAALRQRGVTLAMMDGRIRACTHLDVNASQVEETIGYVREIVRGA